A section of the Drosophila subobscura isolate 14011-0131.10 chromosome A, UCBerk_Dsub_1.0, whole genome shotgun sequence genome encodes:
- the LOC117903203 gene encoding protein obstructor-E: MKLFLCAMAVTLCLAATTVSGAGFECPKPNGQFADEIQCDKFHVCEDGVPKARLCPDGLVFDPLNRKFNKCDQPFNVDCEDRTELQEPKSSKYCPRKNGFFAHPDPAVCNIFYNCIEGDALETKCTVGLHFDEYSGTCVWPDTAKREGCNPEQRMSETGFECPKDQPKTDDRGQVVTHPKYPHPTDCQKFYVCLNGEDPRDLGCQLGEVYNDNTEMCDAPENVPGCEDWYKDVDDKKD; the protein is encoded by the exons atgaaattatttttatgtgccATGGCTGTGACGCTTTGTCTGGCAGCGACAA CTGTATCCGGAGCCGGCTTCGAGTGCCCCAAGCCCAATGGCCAGTTCGCCGATGAGATTCAGTGCGACAAGTTCCACGTGTGCGAGGATGGTGTGCCCAAGGCGAGACTCTGCCCAGACGGTTTGGTCTTCGATCCCCTGAATCGCAAGTTCAACAAATGCGATCAGCCCTTCAATGTAGACTGCGAGGATCGTACGGAATTGC AGGAGCCCAAGTCCAGCAAGTATTGTCCGCGCAAGAACGGGTTCTTTGCCCATCCCGATCCGGCTGTGTGCAACATCTTCTACAACTGCATCGAGGGCGACGCACTGGAGACCAAGTGTACCGTCGGCCTGCACTTCGATGAGTACTCGGGCACCTGCGTGTGGCCCGATACGGCCAAGCGTGAGGGCTGCAATCCCGAGCAGA GAATGTCTGAGACTGGCTTTGAGTGCCCCAAGGATCAGCCAAAGACCGATGATCGCGGTCAGGTTGTGACCCATCCCAAGTATCCCCATCCCACGGATTGCCAAAAGTTCTACGTTTGCCTGAACGGCGAGGATCCGCGCGATCTGGGCTGCCAGCTGGGCGAGGTCTACAACGATAACACAGAGATGTGTGACGCACCCGAGAATGTGCCCGGCTGCGAGGACTGGTACAAGGACGTCGATGATAAGAAGGACTAA